One Elusimicrobiota bacterium DNA window includes the following coding sequences:
- the raiA gene encoding ribosome-associated translation inhibitor RaiA, whose protein sequence is MRVHIVARKLKLTDTIKDFIEARLSKLGEYLDNIVWAQAIVSVEKKIHTAEVILHAGHQTMKASAQSDDLYSAIDKVMAKIEIQVKKYKERHAQHRGPETDYGGFTTLVGPEIRFSVVKDVPIKPQGREDAVAEMEKLGYNFWLFLDKESKQMRVVFKRLDSTYGLLQPVKK, encoded by the coding sequence ATGAGAGTGCATATAGTAGCCAGGAAACTGAAACTTACCGATACCATAAAGGATTTCATAGAGGCCAGGCTTTCAAAGCTGGGTGAATACCTTGATAACATTGTCTGGGCCCAGGCCATAGTCAGCGTGGAAAAGAAAATACACACGGCCGAGGTCATACTCCATGCCGGGCATCAGACCATGAAAGCAAGCGCCCAATCGGACGATTTGTATTCCGCCATAGACAAAGTGATGGCTAAAATCGAGATACAGGTGAAAAAATACAAGGAGCGCCATGCCCAGCACCGGGGGCCGGAAACCGATTACGGCGGGTTTACCACGCTGGTCGGCCCGGAGATCCGGTTCTCAGTGGTGAAAGATGTACCCATAAAACCGCAGGGCAGGGAAGACGCCGTGGCGGAAATGGAAAAGCTGGGATACAATTTCTGGCTTTTCCTGGACAAAGAATCAAAGCAGATGAGGGTGGTGTTCAAACGGCTTGACAGCACCTACGGCCTTTTGCAGCCAGTGAAAAAATAA
- the hprK gene encoding HPr(Ser) kinase/phosphatase, which produces MAEVSKSAQKIFTVRELLQHRGKILGLEVVGGAKNLSRNIPVSEINRPGLAIAGHMERFRSERIQIIGQGEYAYCLKEDQRRVRSNLQKMFSFSDIPCLIVTGGLRPLPVIKAACARAGVPLLTSSFDTSSFIRELTIFLDDKLAAVTYAHGVLVNVYGLGVLIQGDSGVGKSECALELLKRGHVLVADDVIEIKRRIGYMLVGNSPKNIKHYMEVRGLGIIDVELLFGVGSIMDQSIIEMHVHLESVAPGSLANYDRTGLESREITLLEVPMPSLRLPVTPGRNLAVLIEVAALNQRLKNQGYFVAKKFNESLIKQMAKK; this is translated from the coding sequence ATGGCAGAAGTCTCCAAAAGCGCCCAGAAAATATTTACCGTCAGGGAATTGCTGCAGCACAGGGGCAAGATCCTGGGGCTGGAAGTGGTCGGCGGAGCTAAAAATCTTTCCCGCAATATACCCGTAAGCGAGATAAACCGCCCGGGGCTCGCTATCGCGGGCCACATGGAACGGTTCCGCTCCGAACGCATACAGATAATAGGCCAGGGTGAATACGCCTACTGCCTGAAGGAAGACCAGCGCCGGGTGCGCTCAAACCTTCAGAAGATGTTTTCGTTCTCCGATATCCCATGCCTGATAGTTACCGGCGGCCTGCGTCCCTTGCCCGTCATAAAAGCGGCCTGCGCGCGCGCGGGCGTGCCGTTGCTTACAAGCTCCTTCGACACCTCCTCTTTTATCCGGGAACTTACCATATTCCTCGACGATAAATTGGCGGCTGTAACTTACGCGCACGGGGTGCTGGTAAATGTTTACGGTCTGGGTGTGCTTATACAGGGCGACTCGGGCGTAGGCAAGTCGGAATGCGCGCTGGAGCTTTTAAAGAGGGGGCATGTCCTGGTAGCCGATGACGTAATAGAGATTAAAAGGCGCATCGGCTATATGCTGGTCGGCAATTCCCCGAAAAATATTAAGCACTATATGGAAGTGCGGGGGCTCGGCATTATAGATGTGGAACTTCTGTTCGGCGTGGGCTCCATAATGGATCAGTCCATAATAGAAATGCATGTGCATCTTGAATCTGTGGCCCCGGGAAGTCTTGCCAATTACGACCGCACGGGACTGGAGTCGCGCGAGATAACCCTGCTTGAAGTTCCCATGCCTTCATTGCGCCTGCCGGTCACGCCCGGCCGGAACCTGGCCGTGCTGATAGAGGTGGCGGCCTTGAACCAGCGACTCAAAAACCAGGGATATTTTGTGGCAAAAAAATTCAACGAAAGTCTTATAAAGCAAATGGCCAAAAAGTGA
- the rapZ gene encoding RNase adapter RapZ produces MKQKRADGKIFIVTGMSGAGKSQALKCFEDFGFYCVDNLPIGLIPEFSEFIKTQKHFRFVALGIDMREGRFFKGFTRSLAGLSALGLNYKVIFLDSTDGALLQRFSETRHRHPLGKNVAAAIKVERKILCELKGGANKVIDTSKLTLGELKEILSGMLELKRSKEMKLSIISFGYKYGLPLDADLVMDVRFLPNPNYIPALKTKTGLNAAVCDYISRRPAFRIFLKQYLAQINFLLPYYIKEGKSYLTIAIGCTGGRHRSVFIAEQVARSLSKSGFSVSKYHRDIRK; encoded by the coding sequence ATGAAACAAAAGAGAGCTGACGGTAAGATCTTTATTGTTACCGGCATGTCCGGCGCGGGCAAAAGCCAGGCGCTTAAATGCTTTGAAGACTTCGGATTCTACTGCGTTGATAATTTACCCATAGGGCTGATCCCTGAATTCTCGGAATTTATAAAAACACAGAAGCATTTCCGCTTCGTGGCGCTTGGCATAGACATGCGTGAAGGGCGGTTTTTCAAGGGCTTTACCCGCTCCCTGGCCGGCCTGAGCGCGCTTGGCCTGAACTACAAGGTTATTTTTCTCGATTCCACGGATGGGGCGCTTCTTCAGAGATTTTCGGAAACCCGCCACCGCCACCCTCTGGGTAAAAATGTGGCCGCCGCGATAAAAGTGGAGCGCAAGATCCTCTGTGAGCTTAAGGGCGGGGCGAACAAAGTAATAGACACCTCAAAGCTTACCTTGGGCGAGCTGAAAGAGATACTTTCCGGAATGCTTGAGCTTAAGCGTTCAAAGGAAATGAAGCTGTCCATTATCTCTTTCGGCTATAAATACGGCCTGCCGCTTGATGCGGACCTGGTTATGGATGTGCGTTTCCTGCCCAATCCCAACTACATTCCGGCCCTGAAGACAAAAACAGGGCTGAACGCGGCGGTGTGCGATTATATCAGTCGGCGTCCGGCTTTCCGGATTTTCCTGAAACAGTATCTGGCCCAGATAAATTTTTTGCTGCCATACTATATAAAAGAAGGCAAATCTTACCTGACCATAGCCATAGGCTGTACCGGCGGCCGCCACCGCAGCGTTTTTATAGCTGAACAGGTGGCCCGCTCACTTTCAAAAAGCGGTTTCTCGGTTTCCAAGTATCACAGGGATATCAGGAAGTAG
- a CDS encoding PTS sugar transporter subunit IIB, protein MPITLYRIDDRLVHGQVVEAWVPYLHAGEIAVISDDIAHDAMRQTIMRFAAPEGVGLKILPVAEAPAYLLTAEASASNMLVLLPGLAEAVDLIKKGVKITKLNVGGMHYSAGKNLSIGKAIFLNDADCAALRFLSDSNVIIEGRGVPSDSPLDLIAAIAS, encoded by the coding sequence ATGCCCATAACTCTTTACCGCATAGACGACCGTCTGGTACACGGACAGGTGGTGGAAGCCTGGGTGCCGTACCTGCACGCGGGTGAAATAGCCGTTATTTCGGATGATATAGCGCACGATGCCATGCGACAGACTATAATGCGCTTTGCCGCGCCGGAAGGCGTGGGTCTGAAAATACTGCCTGTGGCGGAGGCTCCCGCTTACCTGTTGACGGCGGAAGCCTCCGCCTCCAACATGCTTGTGCTTTTACCCGGGCTTGCCGAGGCGGTGGATCTTATAAAAAAAGGCGTAAAAATAACCAAACTCAATGTGGGGGGTATGCATTACTCGGCGGGCAAGAACCTCTCCATAGGTAAGGCGATTTTCTTAAACGACGCCGATTGCGCGGCGCTTCGGTTCCTTTCCGATTCCAACGTTATTATAGAGGGCCGCGGCGTGCCTTCCGACAGCCCCTTGGACCTTATTGCGGCTATAGCAAGCTAG
- a CDS encoding PTS sugar transporter subunit IIC, giving the protein MILILKALISSALAGLLELDTVQAGQFLLSRPALVGPLLGALNGCVLEGARLGVLIELIYIDFIPVGGVVPPNGAVAAAVGVLAHAWAGLAPSLAFFTGLFAGGLYSFVEYHLRSSRSRRNSVIEAGVKAGSERMNYWVADALLGESAAVSLYVFLFSGVIFLAGRFFKLETLTPAMNFAYSLMPWLGLSGLYFRFRAQIYKKGSG; this is encoded by the coding sequence ATGATTTTAATCTTAAAAGCCCTTATCTCAAGCGCGCTCGCCGGTCTGCTTGAACTTGACACCGTGCAGGCGGGGCAGTTCCTGTTGTCGCGTCCGGCCCTTGTGGGGCCGCTGCTGGGCGCCTTAAACGGGTGCGTTCTTGAAGGCGCGCGCCTTGGCGTTTTAATTGAACTCATTTATATTGACTTCATACCGGTGGGCGGGGTGGTGCCCCCGAACGGCGCTGTAGCCGCGGCGGTGGGAGTGCTCGCGCATGCCTGGGCGGGACTTGCCCCGTCGTTGGCTTTTTTTACGGGACTCTTTGCCGGAGGCTTATACTCTTTTGTGGAATATCATCTGCGCTCCTCACGCTCGCGCCGCAACAGTGTGATTGAAGCCGGGGTTAAGGCGGGCAGTGAACGGATGAATTACTGGGTCGCGGACGCTCTGCTTGGCGAAAGCGCGGCTGTTTCACTTTACGTTTTCCTTTTTTCCGGGGTGATTTTTTTAGCGGGACGATTTTTTAAGCTGGAAACTCTGACTCCCGCCATGAACTTCGCTTATTCGCTAATGCCCTGGCTGGGCCTAAGCGGGCTGTATTTCAGGTTCAGAGCGCAGATATATAAAAAGGGCAGCGGCTAG
- a CDS encoding PTS system mannose/fructose/sorbose family transporter subunit IID gives MSMETEEKKSLPYTPAAGPYPLFSIFLRSFFIQAGWNYERSQNVGFAFALLPALRRVYGNTASFYSALLRHLEFFNTQPYMAGFVLGNVAKMEEKLSAGTENEGDIRTLTGVKQALAQSFAAIGDRIFWGRLKPMTIQVCLIVWTLGGFYGWLLTSHQETPSLWLILAGPLSGAAAYSAVAVYWRWKGIKLGFECGGSSSCGLEALNWSRFIRRLSVAGFAFSLLITLAALALFIIFNCLRCSGSGLVLRLCLPAGVLILHRIARKFGYSVFFVIGLVLAASLFLFLALKLKPFSLCL, from the coding sequence ATGAGCATGGAAACAGAAGAAAAAAAGTCACTGCCTTATACGCCAGCCGCCGGCCCCTATCCCCTGTTCTCTATATTCCTGCGCTCTTTCTTCATACAGGCGGGCTGGAATTACGAACGCAGTCAGAATGTGGGTTTTGCTTTTGCCCTGCTTCCGGCGCTCCGCAGGGTTTACGGTAATACTGCGAGTTTTTACTCGGCGCTTTTGCGGCATTTGGAGTTTTTCAATACCCAGCCTTACATGGCGGGTTTTGTTCTGGGCAATGTGGCAAAAATGGAGGAAAAACTGTCCGCAGGCACCGAAAATGAGGGGGACATACGCACGCTGACCGGAGTTAAGCAGGCGTTAGCGCAAAGCTTCGCGGCAATAGGCGACAGAATTTTCTGGGGCCGCCTCAAACCGATGACTATCCAGGTTTGCCTGATAGTGTGGACGCTTGGCGGTTTTTACGGGTGGCTATTAACCTCGCATCAGGAAACGCCTTCCCTTTGGCTGATCCTCGCGGGGCCGCTTTCTGGGGCCGCCGCCTATTCGGCCGTCGCCGTTTACTGGCGCTGGAAAGGCATAAAACTCGGGTTTGAATGCGGCGGGTCCTCAAGCTGCGGCCTTGAAGCCCTGAACTGGTCGCGCTTTATACGGCGCCTCAGCGTGGCAGGTTTCGCCTTTTCCCTGTTAATAACGCTGGCGGCCCTCGCCCTGTTTATAATTTTTAACTGCCTCAGGTGCTCAGGTTCCGGCCTCGTTCTTCGCCTTTGCCTGCCGGCGGGCGTTTTAATCTTGCACCGCATAGCGCGCAAATTCGGCTATTCTGTTTTTTTTGTAATCGGTCTGGTGCTTGCGGCTTCGCTATTTCTTTTTTTGGCGCTTAAACTAAAACCATTCAGTCTCTGCTTATGA
- a CDS encoding HPr family phosphocarrier protein, producing the protein MIKKDIRIINELGIHARPAGMLANTASKFACEVMLIKDKMEVNCKSIMGIMTLAAGKDSTLTVVANGRDEAAAIAAIEELFARKFDED; encoded by the coding sequence ATGATTAAAAAGGACATTCGCATAATCAACGAACTAGGCATACACGCCCGGCCCGCCGGCATGCTTGCCAATACCGCTTCAAAATTCGCCTGCGAAGTGATGCTTATAAAAGACAAAATGGAAGTGAACTGCAAGAGCATTATGGGCATAATGACGCTCGCAGCGGGAAAGGATTCAACGCTTACCGTGGTGGCTAACGGCCGGGACGAAGCGGCCGCTATTGCGGCCATAGAGGAATTGTTCGCGAGGAAATTTGACGAGGACTAA
- the ptsP gene encoding phosphoenolpyruvate--protein phosphotransferase, with amino-acid sequence MLIKKGIAASLGIVIGKAHIIKEENILIEQKEIPPEKVKAEIKRFREALEKTKSDLDAIRTKVLAVLGKQHAKLIDSHHLILSDPLITKEVPKLIAEKGVNAEFALSEILDSAEQEFEKIEDEFFHERKHDIFDVGKKIISNLVNSEKVSLKDIKEPVIIIAHNLYPSDTLHIRESNKVLGFCMDLGSKSSHTAIFAQSMGIPAVVGLSDISRQIQSGDLVIVDGEQGMVIISPTAEIIAKYKLRQAELHKQEIFFHRLKGLPTVTRDGHKISLMVNLDSSADAQELAAAKSEGVGLFRTEFLYMNRNAVPTEEEQLKAYSNVARALGSLPLTIRTADIGGDRATQLGIKGLKDERNPFMGFRGIRLFIKYPELLKTQLRAIYKANADATIKIMIPMVSSLDEVTTVKKMAQEVKTELSEEGFAIKKDPEFGVMVEIPAAAIILDSLLGEIDFVSIGTNDLVQYTLAVDRINQYVSELYEPFHPAVLRLINLVVQTAHKKGKPVSVCGEMASDPYAIPLLVGLGVDILSVPLKMYLRAKYSVRIMNFERFSALAQQALGLPASEQIRKMVEDELK; translated from the coding sequence ATGCTTATAAAAAAAGGTATCGCGGCCAGCCTCGGCATAGTCATAGGCAAGGCGCACATCATTAAAGAGGAAAACATCCTCATAGAGCAGAAGGAGATCCCGCCTGAAAAAGTGAAAGCCGAGATAAAGCGTTTCAGGGAAGCCCTTGAAAAAACAAAATCCGACCTGGACGCCATCCGCACAAAAGTGCTTGCGGTGCTCGGCAAACAGCATGCGAAACTGATAGATTCCCATCACCTTATTTTAAGCGACCCGCTTATCACCAAGGAAGTACCGAAGCTTATAGCCGAAAAGGGAGTGAATGCGGAATTCGCACTGTCGGAAATACTTGACAGCGCCGAACAGGAATTTGAAAAAATAGAAGATGAATTTTTTCACGAGCGCAAACACGATATTTTTGACGTCGGCAAGAAAATCATTTCAAACCTGGTAAACAGCGAAAAGGTTTCCCTTAAAGACATCAAAGAGCCGGTTATCATAATCGCCCACAATCTCTATCCTTCCGATACCCTGCATATCAGGGAGTCAAATAAGGTGCTGGGCTTCTGCATGGATCTGGGCTCAAAGTCAAGCCACACGGCCATTTTCGCGCAGAGCATGGGAATACCGGCCGTGGTCGGGCTCTCGGATATCAGCCGCCAGATACAAAGCGGGGATCTGGTTATAGTTGACGGCGAGCAGGGCATGGTAATAATCTCGCCCACGGCTGAGATAATCGCCAAGTACAAGCTGCGCCAGGCGGAACTGCATAAGCAGGAGATCTTTTTCCACCGTCTGAAAGGCTTGCCCACCGTCACGCGCGACGGCCACAAGATAAGCCTGATGGTGAACCTGGATTCCTCCGCCGACGCCCAGGAGCTGGCCGCGGCAAAATCAGAGGGCGTGGGGCTTTTCAGAACGGAATTCCTTTACATGAACCGCAATGCCGTGCCCACGGAGGAGGAGCAGTTGAAGGCTTACTCGAATGTGGCGCGCGCGCTTGGGTCGCTGCCGCTCACCATAAGGACGGCCGACATAGGCGGAGACAGGGCCACCCAGCTTGGCATAAAAGGACTGAAGGACGAACGCAATCCTTTCATGGGTTTCCGGGGTATAAGGCTTTTTATCAAATACCCGGAATTATTAAAAACCCAGCTGCGGGCCATTTATAAGGCCAATGCCGACGCGACTATAAAGATAATGATCCCGATGGTCTCCTCCCTTGACGAGGTAACCACCGTGAAGAAAATGGCCCAGGAAGTGAAAACGGAGCTGTCTGAGGAGGGCTTTGCAATAAAAAAAGATCCCGAATTCGGCGTGATGGTGGAAATTCCGGCCGCCGCCATTATTCTGGACTCGCTCCTGGGCGAGATAGACTTTGTTTCCATAGGCACCAACGATCTGGTGCAGTACACACTGGCCGTGGACAGGATAAACCAGTATGTTTCCGAGCTTTACGAGCCTTTCCACCCCGCGGTGCTGCGGCTTATAAATCTTGTGGTGCAGACGGCGCATAAAAAAGGCAAGCCCGTAAGTGTTTGCGGCGAGATGGCCTCGGACCCTTACGCTATACCGTTGCTTGTCGGCCTTGGGGTGGACATCCTTTCGGTGCCTCTGAAAATGTATCTGCGCGCGAAATATTCCGTGCGCATAATGAATTTTGAGCGGTTTTCCGCCCTTGCCCAACAGGCGCTGGGTCTTCCCGCCTCGGAGCAGATAAGGAAAATGGTGGAGGACGAACTGAAGTAA
- the lepA gene encoding translation elongation factor 4 encodes MNIRNFSIIAHIDHGKSTLADRFIEITNTIPERMMKEQYLDGMELERERGITIKAKAVRMLYTSGVDGKDYILNLIDTPGHVDFSYEVSRAMAACEGAILLVDASQGVEAQTLAHAHLAQSLGLTIIPVINKIDLEHSNPDATEEQIWEVLKNPAESSRISAKDGRGAREVLERVISEIPAPRGTASKPLKALVFDSFYDVYKGVIIFTRVVDGAISAGKHISFYSNGASYKVEEVGYLTPKLVKAGSIKTGEVGYIIAGIRDIHEIKMGDTMFEKEHPIDKPLSGYKDVNPVVFAGFYPVNTTDYTALKTAIEKLNLTDSSFNFQGETSKALGFGFRLGFMGLLHLDIIRERIEREFNIPLIATNPNVIYKVLAKTHSNSKESKYIEVTNPADFPHYGDVMDIMEPYVRANIIAPLIYMEGIMNLLKEKRGEHIKIEYITATRVIVEYYLPLSEIIIDFYDKLKSVSKGYASFDYEPYEYRSSDMVKIEILLHAEVVDALSFIVHRSKALHSSRLLCEKLKELIPRHMFEIAVQAQVGGKIIARETIGAMRKDVLAKCYGGDITRKRKLLEKQKEGKRKMKTLGSVEIPQEAFMSLLKISQNK; translated from the coding sequence ATGAACATCCGCAACTTCTCCATTATCGCCCACATTGACCACGGCAAATCAACGCTGGCCGACCGTTTTATAGAGATCACGAACACCATCCCGGAAAGGATGATGAAAGAGCAGTACCTGGACGGGATGGAGCTTGAACGCGAGCGCGGCATCACCATAAAAGCCAAGGCTGTCAGGATGCTCTACACTTCCGGGGTGGACGGCAAGGACTATATCCTTAACCTCATTGATACCCCGGGCCACGTGGACTTCTCCTATGAGGTTTCGCGCGCGATGGCGGCCTGCGAGGGGGCTATATTGCTCGTTGACGCTTCCCAGGGAGTAGAAGCGCAGACGCTTGCCCACGCGCATCTGGCGCAGTCGCTGGGGCTTACCATCATCCCCGTCATCAACAAAATAGACCTTGAACACTCAAACCCCGACGCCACCGAGGAACAGATCTGGGAAGTGCTTAAGAATCCGGCGGAATCATCGCGCATCAGCGCCAAGGACGGACGCGGAGCCCGCGAAGTGCTTGAGCGCGTAATCAGCGAGATCCCGGCGCCCCGCGGAACCGCCTCCAAGCCGCTTAAAGCGCTCGTCTTCGACTCATTCTATGATGTGTACAAGGGCGTCATTATTTTCACCAGGGTGGTGGACGGGGCCATTTCGGCCGGAAAGCATATCTCATTTTATTCGAACGGGGCAAGCTATAAGGTTGAGGAGGTAGGTTACCTCACGCCGAAGCTCGTGAAAGCCGGTTCCATCAAGACCGGCGAGGTGGGCTATATTATCGCCGGCATCCGCGACATCCATGAGATCAAGATGGGCGATACGATGTTTGAAAAAGAACACCCCATAGACAAGCCCCTCTCAGGCTACAAAGACGTCAACCCGGTGGTGTTTGCCGGTTTTTATCCGGTCAACACCACGGATTACACCGCGCTTAAAACCGCCATAGAGAAGCTCAACCTTACGGACTCCTCGTTCAATTTTCAGGGCGAGACTTCCAAGGCCCTCGGTTTCGGGTTCCGGCTCGGTTTCATGGGGCTTCTGCACCTGGACATCATCCGTGAGCGCATTGAGCGCGAGTTCAACATCCCCCTGATAGCCACCAATCCCAATGTCATCTATAAAGTGCTCGCAAAGACCCATTCCAACTCCAAAGAGAGCAAATATATTGAGGTTACAAATCCAGCGGATTTCCCGCATTACGGCGATGTCATGGACATAATGGAACCATATGTGCGCGCCAATATTATAGCCCCGCTGATCTATATGGAAGGCATAATGAATCTGCTCAAGGAAAAACGTGGCGAGCACATAAAGATAGAGTATATCACCGCCACGCGGGTCATAGTGGAGTATTACCTGCCTTTGAGCGAGATCATCATAGACTTTTACGACAAGCTCAAATCCGTTTCCAAGGGCTACGCCTCCTTTGACTACGAACCCTATGAGTACAGGTCATCGGATATGGTGAAAATTGAAATACTCCTTCACGCGGAAGTGGTGGACGCGCTGTCATTCATCGTGCACCGCTCCAAAGCGCTTCACAGCTCAAGGCTGCTTTGCGAGAAACTGAAGGAACTTATACCGAGGCATATGTTTGAAATAGCGGTGCAGGCCCAGGTGGGCGGCAAAATTATAGCCCGCGAAACCATCGGGGCCATGCGAAAGGATGTGCTTGCCAAGTGCTATGGGGGCGACATCACCCGCAAGCGAAAGCTGCTTGAAAAGCAGAAGGAAGGCAAGCGCAAAATGAAAACGCTGGGCTCTGTGGAAATACCGCAGGAAGCGTTCATGTCGCTGTTAAAGATAAGCCAGAACAAGTGA
- the lepB gene encoding signal peptidase I — protein MEEKLFWVGILVGIHFFLTQHFRDTNKFVGKAAFTRLWHAVFMALLGFVGGALLSVSLDNRSGEVVAAVLFSARQFAWGVAAAVVLGFYAFFKGDKTRYQGKGSGKPQSGVTPASDSAKGARVTAVKKGSENENLPPAIKEDLEWSETVFSAVLLASVVMYLFVQAFKIPSGSMRTTFLEGDHLFVNKFVYGFRVPYTHKKFLALKKIKRGDIVIFQFPSRDPDEFQCGGRQYGKDFIKRVIGLPGDRVELKDGKVSVNGVPLKEEAYVKYLDDFRYPADKSKVPPGDYQVYWEKRMLGKMFAEYIKDNFGPVIVPQGHYMMMGDNRDRSCDSRYWGPVPEYLIKGKAMVIYWPPSRMGFPE, from the coding sequence ATGGAAGAAAAACTTTTTTGGGTCGGTATTTTGGTGGGAATTCACTTTTTTTTAACCCAGCACTTCAGGGATACGAACAAATTCGTTGGGAAAGCGGCTTTCACGCGCCTTTGGCACGCCGTCTTTATGGCGCTGCTCGGTTTTGTGGGCGGGGCTCTGCTTTCCGTAAGCCTTGACAACCGCAGCGGCGAAGTGGTAGCGGCGGTGCTTTTCAGCGCGCGTCAGTTTGCCTGGGGGGTCGCGGCGGCTGTCGTACTTGGCTTTTACGCCTTTTTTAAAGGCGACAAAACCCGCTATCAGGGGAAAGGGTCAGGGAAACCGCAAAGCGGTGTTACCCCAGCCTCGGATAGCGCCAAAGGTGCGCGTGTCACAGCCGTTAAGAAGGGGTCAGAAAACGAAAATCTGCCTCCGGCCATAAAGGAAGACCTTGAGTGGTCCGAAACCGTGTTCTCGGCGGTATTGCTTGCCTCGGTGGTGATGTATTTGTTCGTGCAGGCTTTCAAGATCCCGTCCGGTTCCATGAGGACCACTTTTCTTGAAGGAGACCACCTTTTTGTCAACAAATTCGTTTACGGTTTTCGTGTTCCCTATACCCATAAAAAATTCCTCGCTCTGAAAAAAATAAAACGAGGCGACATTGTTATTTTCCAGTTCCCGTCTCGGGACCCCGATGAGTTCCAGTGCGGCGGCAGGCAATACGGCAAGGATTTTATAAAGCGCGTCATCGGTCTGCCGGGCGACAGGGTGGAGTTGAAAGACGGCAAAGTGTCTGTAAACGGCGTGCCCCTGAAAGAGGAGGCCTATGTGAAGTACCTTGATGATTTCCGCTATCCCGCCGACAAAAGTAAGGTTCCGCCGGGCGATTATCAGGTATACTGGGAAAAAAGGATGCTGGGCAAGATGTTCGCGGAGTATATAAAGGATAATTTCGGGCCCGTGATCGTGCCGCAGGGCCACTACATGATGATGGGTGACAACCGCGACCGTTCCTGCGATTCCCGCTACTGGGGGCCGGTGCCGGAATATCTCATAAAAGGCAAAGCAATGGTTATTTACTGGCCGCCCTCAAGAATGGGGTTCCCGGAATGA
- a CDS encoding methylenetetrahydrofolate reductase has product MKISEKLKGQERVFSFEFYPPKKEEDIPLLKTAVAELKCLAPDFVSITQSPSSLSGPSYASLLNTLVLSGVLKHEFSLEVMAHLTCITLKDRETLDEAVKVMRLLGLENVLALRGDRSGGGGEPLLFSRAWELAAELKGRGVFDIAAACYPEKHPEAPSLEADIDNLKRKIDCGASFAITQLFLDNASYFSFREKCAARGVTIPIIPGIMPVTGVSQLANFAERIKVKIPARLSGALAKLSPGGTEPGPAAKAAIRDFGVAYAAEQCMELLKNGAPGIHFYTLNRSKATAAVLNLVKKGISRKEY; this is encoded by the coding sequence ATGAAAATTTCCGAAAAACTGAAAGGACAGGAAAGGGTTTTCTCCTTTGAATTTTACCCGCCTAAAAAAGAGGAGGATATACCGCTTCTCAAAACCGCCGTTGCGGAACTCAAGTGTCTGGCTCCGGATTTCGTCTCCATCACCCAGTCGCCTTCGAGCCTGAGCGGGCCGAGTTACGCGAGCCTCTTAAACACATTGGTTCTCAGCGGCGTGCTCAAACACGAGTTTTCGCTTGAGGTAATGGCCCATCTGACCTGTATTACTTTGAAAGACAGGGAAACTCTGGACGAAGCCGTGAAAGTGATGAGATTGCTGGGGCTTGAAAATGTCCTGGCGCTGCGCGGCGATCGCTCCGGCGGGGGAGGGGAGCCTCTCCTGTTCTCAAGGGCTTGGGAACTCGCGGCCGAGCTTAAAGGCCGAGGAGTTTTTGATATAGCCGCAGCCTGTTATCCTGAAAAACACCCCGAAGCACCAAGCCTTGAGGCTGACATTGACAACCTTAAAAGAAAAATAGACTGCGGCGCGTCTTTTGCTATTACACAACTTTTTCTGGATAACGCCTCTTATTTCAGTTTCAGGGAAAAATGTGCGGCCAGAGGCGTTACCATACCCATAATACCCGGCATTATGCCGGTAACGGGGGTTTCGCAGCTTGCCAATTTTGCCGAAAGGATAAAGGTTAAGATCCCTGCCAGGCTTTCAGGGGCCCTTGCGAAGCTTTCTCCCGGCGGCACGGAGCCGGGGCCCGCCGCCAAGGCAGCCATAAGGGACTTCGGCGTAGCCTACGCAGCCGAGCAATGTATGGAACTGCTCAAAAACGGTGCTCCCGGTATTCACTTCTACACACTGAACCGCTCAAAAGCCACAGCGGCAGTGCTGAATCTGGTGAAAAAAGGGATAAGCCGGAAAGAATATTGA